One window of the Endomicrobium proavitum genome contains the following:
- the mreC gene encoding rod shape-determining protein MreC: MLANNKSNHANIVFLILLIIGFVLLIARLTPAVRLVKNFIYYVSYPSINTANQIFGFAGSFADKIKSIVYANQENIVYKQQNQLLLDKLRNYDVMSAQYENLTGLLKIPKVRRTKSVFAKISIREPNEWYQWFIIDKGSKHGLHNGLPVVMLRDTGELCAVGQILETYGSSAKVALITNVLSSVPVEIKGKRISCLAEGFGSNVLKITYIPSNANVEVGDEVIASPLGSVFHEGLAIAKILSVSKEVSTDFKTAVAEISFESESLYEAVILVPDGAAQ, from the coding sequence ATGCTCGCTAATAACAAATCAAATCACGCAAATATAGTATTTCTGATTCTGCTTATAATAGGCTTTGTCCTTCTTATCGCCCGCTTAACGCCTGCAGTGCGTCTTGTCAAAAATTTTATTTACTATGTTTCTTATCCAAGCATTAACACGGCAAACCAAATTTTCGGTTTTGCCGGTTCTTTTGCGGATAAAATTAAAAGCATCGTTTACGCCAATCAGGAAAATATCGTTTACAAACAACAAAACCAGCTGCTGCTTGATAAGCTTCGCAACTACGACGTTATGTCCGCCCAATACGAAAATCTTACGGGACTTCTGAAAATTCCTAAAGTGCGCAGAACAAAATCGGTTTTTGCAAAAATTTCCATAAGAGAGCCGAATGAATGGTATCAGTGGTTTATTATAGACAAAGGCAGCAAACACGGTTTGCATAACGGGCTGCCGGTTGTAATGTTAAGAGATACCGGCGAGCTTTGCGCTGTCGGGCAAATTTTGGAAACTTACGGCTCGTCGGCAAAAGTTGCGCTTATAACCAACGTTTTGTCGTCTGTTCCCGTTGAAATTAAAGGTAAAAGAATAAGTTGTCTTGCCGAAGGTTTCGGTTCTAACGTTCTTAAAATAACTTACATACCTTCAAACGCAAACGTTGAAGTTGGAGATGAAGTTATCGCAAGCCCGTTGGGTTCGGTGTTTCACGAAGGTCTTGCAATTGCAAAAATTTTGAGCGTTTCCAAGGAAGTTTCAACGGATTTTAAAACGGCCGTGGCGGAGATAAGTTTTGAATCGGAATCTCTTTATGAAGCCGTTATATTAGTTCCGGACGGAGCGGCGCAATGA
- a CDS encoding TIGR03960 family B12-binding radical SAM protein has product MRPEIEEILNLVQKPARYINSELNSHKPDMSADFSVCLCFPDIYEVGASNLGLEILYHLVNEKKLARCERAFAPDSDLEQILRERKFPLFSLESNSSLKSFDIVGFTIQCELVATNIVNMLDLANIAIFSKDRKEDDPLILGGGPALTNPEPFCDFFDFFILGDGEGALPLVIEVCRNSKKLSRKDLLKKLSEIDGVYVPSFYSVEYNEDSTIKSVTAREGVKPVVKKALLNLENAYFPKKKIVPYVQTVHNRLNIEVARGCPGQCRFCQASKYYRPWRERPIEKLVALVGEGLESTGYEEVTFSSLSCSDYKHLDKLLIETNARYGDSKLSISLPSLRCNEHSLRVAQYINRSKRPTLTFAPEAGSDRLRNVIGKYLSEKEIAQTLLSANAMGWKVIKLYFMIGLPTETDQDLAAINTLVRLVRKEAKGLSFNITVSPFVPKAQTAFQWFPMASQKSIKEKIDYLNKILPATVKAHNHRASILEAFIAKGDRRVAGAIYKAWQKGARFDQWADKLGNDIWSQALQESGLNLDFFVYRVIKQDEVLPWDHLHFGVSKAELYADYVKGINETSDAVAGQFTRSNSLLPQDYVEPVNSVVLPVMRMRLRFSRAGAVKYISHLEQIEVFRRAARRSGLPVAFTGGFTPQVKSSYGPPMSVGYESFAEYMELYFTEKISSNEVIRKMAKVLPEGFKITEAKRVPLTFPAIDILTNVAEYEIKNVSVSQQELDEFLSQDKIIIVKNKKGKDIEIDAKPLIVSFKSEGGGLKLLLKFGNGKTVKPESILAKLLENNKNYGTMYLVARTNLYVQASNGNLYIP; this is encoded by the coding sequence ATGCGTCCTGAAATTGAAGAGATATTAAATCTTGTCCAAAAACCTGCAAGATACATCAACAGCGAATTAAACTCCCACAAGCCTGACATGTCCGCGGATTTTTCCGTATGTTTGTGCTTTCCCGACATTTACGAAGTCGGAGCGTCTAACCTCGGTCTTGAAATTCTCTACCATTTAGTTAATGAAAAAAAACTTGCGCGCTGCGAAAGAGCGTTTGCTCCGGACTCTGATTTGGAACAAATTCTGCGCGAGCGGAAGTTTCCATTGTTTTCTTTGGAATCTAACAGCAGCTTAAAAAGTTTTGATATCGTAGGTTTTACAATTCAGTGCGAACTTGTCGCAACAAATATTGTAAACATGTTAGACTTGGCAAATATCGCGATTTTTTCAAAAGACAGAAAAGAAGACGATCCGTTAATTTTAGGCGGCGGACCGGCATTAACAAATCCGGAACCGTTCTGCGATTTTTTTGACTTTTTCATTCTCGGCGACGGCGAAGGGGCGTTGCCCCTTGTTATAGAGGTTTGCAGAAACAGCAAAAAACTATCGCGAAAAGATTTATTGAAAAAACTTTCTGAAATTGACGGCGTTTATGTTCCGTCTTTTTACAGCGTTGAATATAACGAAGATTCAACAATAAAATCCGTTACGGCGCGCGAAGGCGTTAAGCCGGTTGTAAAAAAAGCGCTTTTAAATTTGGAAAACGCTTATTTTCCGAAAAAGAAAATAGTTCCGTATGTGCAAACGGTTCATAACAGATTAAATATTGAAGTTGCGCGCGGATGTCCCGGGCAGTGCCGTTTTTGTCAGGCGTCAAAATATTACAGACCGTGGCGCGAGCGTCCTATTGAAAAACTTGTCGCGCTTGTAGGCGAAGGTTTGGAATCTACCGGATACGAAGAAGTTACTTTTTCTTCTCTGTCCTGCAGCGACTACAAACATTTGGATAAACTTCTAATTGAAACCAACGCTCGTTACGGCGACTCTAAACTGTCAATATCTTTGCCGTCTCTGCGCTGCAACGAACACTCTTTGCGCGTTGCGCAGTATATCAACAGAAGCAAACGCCCCACTTTAACTTTTGCTCCGGAAGCCGGCAGCGACAGGCTGCGCAACGTTATCGGAAAATATCTTTCGGAAAAAGAAATAGCGCAGACGCTTTTGTCGGCAAACGCAATGGGCTGGAAAGTTATAAAACTTTATTTTATGATAGGTCTTCCCACGGAAACCGATCAAGATTTAGCCGCCATAAATACGCTTGTCCGTCTTGTGCGAAAAGAAGCAAAAGGATTAAGTTTTAACATAACCGTTTCTCCGTTTGTGCCGAAAGCGCAAACTGCGTTCCAGTGGTTTCCTATGGCGTCGCAGAAAAGCATAAAAGAAAAAATAGATTATTTAAATAAAATTTTGCCGGCTACCGTAAAAGCGCACAACCACAGAGCAAGCATTCTTGAAGCGTTTATAGCAAAAGGCGACAGACGCGTTGCCGGCGCAATTTATAAAGCTTGGCAAAAAGGCGCGCGTTTTGATCAATGGGCGGACAAACTCGGCAACGATATTTGGAGCCAAGCTCTCCAAGAAAGCGGTTTAAATTTAGATTTTTTTGTGTATAGAGTAATAAAACAGGACGAAGTCCTGCCGTGGGATCATTTGCATTTCGGCGTTTCAAAAGCAGAACTTTACGCCGATTACGTAAAAGGAATTAATGAAACGTCGGACGCTGTCGCGGGGCAATTTACGCGTTCTAACTCTTTGCTGCCGCAAGATTACGTTGAACCCGTAAACTCGGTTGTGTTGCCGGTTATGCGCATGCGTTTAAGATTTTCACGCGCCGGCGCGGTAAAATATATTTCTCATTTGGAACAAATTGAAGTTTTCCGAAGAGCCGCAAGGCGCAGCGGGCTTCCCGTAGCTTTTACGGGAGGGTTTACTCCGCAGGTAAAATCTTCATACGGCCCGCCTATGTCTGTGGGTTATGAAAGTTTTGCGGAATATATGGAATTATACTTTACGGAAAAAATTTCTTCAAACGAGGTTATCCGTAAAATGGCAAAAGTTTTGCCGGAAGGTTTTAAAATTACCGAGGCAAAAAGAGTTCCGTTGACGTTTCCGGCGATAGATATTTTAACAAACGTCGCGGAATATGAAATAAAAAACGTCTCGGTAAGCCAACAAGAGCTGGATGAGTTTTTATCGCAGGATAAAATAATAATTGTAAAAAATAAAAAAGGAAAAGATATTGAAATAGACGCAAAGCCGCTTATCGTATCTTTTAAAAGCGAAGGCGGCGGCTTAAAACTTTTGTTAAAATTCGGCAACGGAAAAACCGTAAAGCCGGAAAGCATTTTGGCAAAGTTGTTGGAAAATAATAAAAATTATGGCACAATGTATTTAGTTGCAAGAACAAATTTATACGTTCAGGCCTCAAACGGAAATTTATATATTCCGTAA
- the rodA gene encoding rod shape-determining protein RodA, translating into MFSTRAVFSKIRYAVDWWLVAAVVALVAVGLFAVYSASYYYGGMTKYLTVQSAAFVIGVVFMIGIARFNYQYYKQLDKPLYIISIIFLVSVLIFGTTINGAKRWIDLGIFSFQPVEIAKLIYILVLASFLDKNIKSVRKPSVFIGCVLILMGHFALIMLEPAFSSSLSYFLVTLVLIYIAGAETFYLLCIIIFCASSVGIPLGFEYIRFSPEGINTATLFGRYLNYLQTNFAGIFYAAAGAVFILFFTWWFLWKLKTRISIVYPVLLSFAILFGCAASLSVESTLKDYQRKRMVVFLYPESDARGAGYNVIQSKIAMGSGKIAGKGFLKGTQTQLGFLPEQHTDFIFSVIGEEGGWLASQFVILLYFIFIWRALVIAREARDRYGSFVSTGIAAMFTFYAVINIAMVTGLMPVAGVPLLFLSYGGSSMVSSLCAVGILLSIHMRRHTN; encoded by the coding sequence ATGTTTTCCACAAGAGCAGTTTTCAGCAAAATACGTTACGCCGTTGACTGGTGGCTTGTAGCCGCCGTTGTGGCGCTTGTTGCAGTGGGGCTTTTTGCGGTGTATTCCGCAAGCTATTATTACGGCGGCATGACAAAATATCTTACGGTGCAATCGGCGGCTTTTGTAATAGGCGTTGTTTTTATGATTGGCATCGCCAGATTCAATTATCAGTATTACAAACAGCTTGATAAGCCTTTATACATAATTTCAATTATTTTTCTTGTAAGCGTTTTAATTTTCGGAACTACAATCAACGGGGCAAAACGCTGGATAGATTTGGGAATTTTTTCGTTTCAGCCCGTTGAAATTGCAAAACTTATATATATATTGGTGTTAGCTTCTTTTTTGGATAAAAATATAAAAAGCGTGCGCAAACCTTCGGTGTTTATAGGTTGCGTTTTAATACTTATGGGACATTTCGCCCTTATAATGCTTGAGCCCGCGTTTTCCTCTTCTCTGTCTTATTTTCTTGTAACGCTTGTTCTTATTTACATTGCCGGCGCGGAAACTTTTTATCTTTTATGCATAATAATATTTTGCGCTTCAAGCGTTGGAATTCCTTTAGGGTTTGAATATATCAGATTTAGTCCGGAAGGAATAAATACAGCTACGCTGTTTGGTCGCTACTTAAATTACCTGCAAACAAACTTTGCCGGAATTTTTTACGCTGCCGCCGGCGCCGTATTTATTTTATTTTTTACGTGGTGGTTTTTATGGAAACTTAAAACGAGAATTTCAATAGTTTATCCGGTGCTTTTAAGTTTTGCTATTTTGTTTGGGTGCGCCGCGTCGTTGTCTGTAGAAAGCACTTTGAAAGATTATCAGCGCAAAAGAATGGTTGTTTTTTTATACCCAGAGTCGGACGCAAGAGGCGCAGGGTATAACGTTATACAATCCAAAATAGCAATGGGTTCCGGAAAAATTGCGGGCAAAGGTTTTCTTAAAGGAACGCAAACGCAGCTGGGTTTTTTGCCGGAACAGCATACGGATTTTATTTTCTCGGTTATAGGCGAGGAAGGCGGCTGGCTTGCTTCGCAGTTTGTAATATTGCTTTACTTTATTTTTATATGGCGCGCTTTGGTTATTGCGCGCGAGGCGCGCGACAGATACGGTTCTTTTGTGTCAACGGGCATTGCGGCTATGTTTACGTTTTACGCGGTAATTAATATTGCCATGGTTACGGGTTTAATGCCGGTTGCCGGCGTGCCTTTGTTGTTTTTGTCTTACGGCGGGTCGTCTATGGTGTCTTCTCTTTGCGCGGTGGGAATATTGTTGTCTATACACATGCGCAGACATACCAACTAA
- the mreD gene encoding rod shape-determining protein MreD yields the protein MKKAVFYILFFIFFCILQFFFGQFLSVKGVFPNFILIAIVFLALSRGQTSAELTGFFFGLVWDVFSTDILGGRVVMFTVIGYLVGMFAKSFDEDQAFTQITMVFFANIIYWLGFSFICMILPEGSGSYTPFVVTWAGSLKIAVTVLIAPFVFFVLNIAAGMFLPKTSFKQRKYSFISKG from the coding sequence ATGAAAAAAGCCGTATTTTATATTTTATTTTTTATATTCTTTTGCATATTGCAATTTTTTTTCGGACAATTTTTAAGCGTTAAAGGCGTTTTCCCGAATTTTATTTTAATAGCTATAGTATTTTTAGCTCTTTCGCGCGGACAAACAAGCGCGGAGCTTACGGGATTTTTTTTCGGACTTGTGTGGGATGTTTTTTCTACGGACATTTTGGGCGGCAGAGTAGTTATGTTTACCGTTATAGGATATTTAGTCGGAATGTTTGCAAAAAGTTTTGACGAAGATCAGGCGTTTACGCAGATTACAATGGTATTTTTTGCTAACATTATTTATTGGTTGGGTTTTAGTTTTATATGTATGATTCTTCCCGAAGGCTCGGGAAGTTATACGCCGTTTGTAGTAACGTGGGCGGGTTCTTTAAAAATTGCAGTCACCGTTTTAATAGCGCCGTTTGTGTTTTTTGTTTTAAATATTGCAGCGGGCATGTTTTTGCCGAAAACTTCTTTTAAGCAGCGGAAATATTCATTTATCAGTAAAGGTTAA
- the mrdA gene encoding penicillin-binding protein 2, translating to MVWQREDNYAYEFFLEKHKIILVFFALLFLLISARIFYLQVVKGNQYRKVSEDQRIYNTRERSPRGIIYSADGTPLTSNIFTYVALFYPFEQQNEPSEETINEISKILKRDVKPAIDKSWRYGRVVKVADDLTLNEMFKIQEKRLGLNGISVVKEPKRIYSAAESVSHVTGYIGEIEAYELERFGGETYRFGDYIGKGGIEKQYNAYLHGQDGGWQLEVNARGYQTKAFKYVPIEIGDGVHLTIDLKLQNAAYDALKKSTTGRGAAVVIDPRNGAIKALVSVPGYDTNSVGTKKFATYVKDKKLPLFNRALQANYAPGSIFKIVTLIAGIELLDIDPNETDFCTGYFELGNRKYICNRGFGHGRVNMYTAMAKSCNTYFYKLGLKLGVKNIESFAKSFYLGEKTGIDLPGEKNGFVPNPDWKKSKMKMSWLQGDTVIFSIGQGALTVTPLQMADMMAAVANRGTFFKPYIVDKVVSPNGETVYTHTIKTKAPIELSADTWNLVNKALIETVESGTGKRSKLPGIKVAGKTGTAENPQGEDHAWFVTYAPADKPEIAIAVIVENGGGGGLNAVPVARKIYEAYFGLKPQSQEDKN from the coding sequence ATGGTTTGGCAAAGAGAAGATAATTACGCATACGAATTTTTTCTTGAAAAACACAAGATTATACTTGTGTTTTTTGCGTTATTGTTTCTTCTGATTTCGGCAAGAATTTTTTATTTGCAGGTGGTTAAGGGAAACCAGTATAGAAAAGTTTCCGAAGACCAGCGCATTTACAATACGCGGGAACGTTCTCCGCGCGGAATAATTTACAGCGCCGACGGCACGCCGTTAACAAGCAATATTTTTACTTATGTTGCGTTGTTTTATCCGTTTGAGCAGCAAAACGAACCGTCGGAAGAAACTATAAACGAAATAAGCAAAATTTTAAAAAGAGACGTAAAACCCGCTATAGACAAAAGCTGGCGTTACGGAAGAGTTGTAAAAGTAGCCGACGATCTTACCCTAAATGAAATGTTTAAAATTCAGGAAAAAAGATTAGGTTTAAACGGCATAAGCGTGGTTAAAGAGCCGAAAAGAATTTACAGCGCTGCCGAATCCGTAAGCCATGTAACAGGCTACATCGGAGAAATAGAGGCGTATGAACTTGAGCGTTTCGGCGGCGAAACTTACAGATTCGGAGACTACATCGGCAAAGGCGGCATTGAAAAACAGTACAACGCGTACTTGCACGGTCAAGACGGCGGTTGGCAGCTTGAGGTAAACGCAAGAGGTTATCAGACGAAAGCTTTTAAATATGTTCCTATAGAAATTGGCGACGGCGTTCATCTTACGATAGATTTAAAACTTCAAAATGCCGCTTACGACGCTTTAAAAAAGAGCACCACGGGAAGGGGCGCCGCCGTTGTTATAGACCCGCGAAACGGCGCTATTAAAGCGCTGGTGTCTGTTCCCGGTTACGACACAAACTCGGTGGGCACAAAAAAATTTGCAACTTACGTTAAAGATAAAAAGCTTCCTCTTTTTAACAGGGCGCTTCAGGCAAACTACGCGCCCGGTTCTATTTTCAAAATAGTAACGCTTATTGCGGGCATAGAGCTTTTAGACATAGACCCCAACGAAACCGACTTTTGCACCGGCTATTTTGAGCTTGGCAACAGAAAATATATTTGCAACAGAGGCTTCGGACACGGCAGAGTTAATATGTACACCGCAATGGCGAAATCCTGCAACACTTATTTTTATAAACTCGGTTTAAAGCTCGGCGTAAAAAATATTGAAAGTTTTGCAAAAAGTTTTTATCTGGGAGAAAAAACCGGCATAGATTTGCCCGGCGAAAAAAACGGCTTTGTGCCAAACCCCGACTGGAAAAAATCAAAAATGAAAATGTCGTGGCTGCAGGGCGACACGGTTATTTTTTCTATAGGGCAGGGCGCGCTTACGGTTACTCCTTTGCAAATGGCGGATATGATGGCGGCGGTTGCAAACAGAGGCACTTTTTTTAAACCTTATATAGTAGATAAAGTAGTTTCTCCAAACGGCGAAACGGTTTATACGCATACAATAAAAACTAAAGCTCCCATAGAGCTGTCCGCCGACACGTGGAACCTTGTAAACAAAGCTTTAATAGAAACTGTGGAAAGCGGAACCGGCAAAAGAAGCAAATTGCCCGGCATAAAAGTTGCGGGAAAAACGGGAACCGCTGAAAACCCTCAAGGCGAAGACCACGCGTGGTTTGTAACTTACGCGCCGGCCGATAAACCTGAAATAGCGATAGCCGTTATAGTTGAAAACGGCGGCGGCGGCGGGCTTAACGCCGTGCCCGTGGCAAGAAAAATTTACGAAGCTTATTTTGGTTTAAAACCGCAAAGCCAAGAGGATAAAAATTAA